Proteins co-encoded in one Arachis hypogaea cultivar Tifrunner chromosome 11, arahy.Tifrunner.gnm2.J5K5, whole genome shotgun sequence genomic window:
- the LOC112722310 gene encoding dof zinc finger protein DOF5.6: protein MGFSSLHVCMDSSASDNNWLQGTINEEGSTGVDDSSCPSPTGDMMMIACSNKLPTMIIEGSSSRRLMTRPPQDQLALKCPRCESTHTKFCYYNNYSLSQPRYFCKSCRRYWTKGGTLRNIPVGGGCRKNNTNKKSSSNSSKKSSNNNDNNDQPSPLPISVNINNQNQLHYPSNNGGFPDLHQFSSNMNSLFGMSSIGGGLLGNPNFMFENNPRPLDFMMESGIIKSGSRSFDFLGNSDHHHHMMMNGGGYNLMTSSSSPNYQGLCSSAFGGNNNNMSLDGGNNHNNNNSNNTGSYNIMGSCQRLMLPYDDSGDNGNQNSLIDVKPNPRQLFPLDGKETFGSWTTTGMINSYGSSATNPLV, encoded by the exons ATGGGTTTCTCCTCTCTCCACGTCTGCATGGATTCATCAGCATCCGATAATAATTGGCTTCAG GGCACAATTAACGAGGAGGGTAGTACAGGGGTGGATGATTCTTCTTGTCCTTCCCCAACAGGGGACATGATGATGATTGCATGCTCGAACAAGCTTCCAACAATGATCATAGAAGGAAGTAGTAGTAGAAGACTAATGACAAGGCCCCCACAAGACCAACTAGCTCTAAAGTGTCCAAGGTGTGAGTCAACACACACAAAGTTCTGTTACTACAACAACTACAGCCTCTCACAGCCAAGGTACTTCTGCAAATCTTGTAGAAGGTATTGGACCAAAGGTGGCACTCTTAGGAACATCCCTGTTGGAGGTGGTTGTAGAAAGAACAACACCAACAAGAAATCCTCTTCTAATTCCTCCAAGAAATCATCCAATAATAACGACAACAATGATCAACCATCACCACTTCCTATTAGTGTTAATATTAATAATCAAAACCAACTACATTATCCTTCTAATAATGGTGGTTTCCCAGATCTAcatcaattctcctctaacatGAACAGTTTGTTTGGGATGAGTAGTATTGGTGGGGGGTTATTGGGAAACCCTAATTTCATGTTTGAGAATAACCCTAGGCCGTTGGACTTCATGATGGAGAGTGGTATCATTAAGAGTGGTTCTAGGAGCTTTGATTTCCTTGGAAAtagtgatcatcatcatcatatgatGATGAATGGTGGCGGTTACAATTTGATGACGtcatcatcatcaccaaattATCAAGGACTTTGCTCTTCAGCATTTggaggaaataataataatatgtcacTTGATGGAGGGAAcaatcacaacaacaacaacagcaacaatacTGGGAGCTACAACATTATGGGATCTTGTCAGAGATTGATGTTACCATATGATGATTCAGGTGACAATGGCAATCAAAATAGTTTGATTGATGTGAAGCCAAACCCTAGGCAATTGTTTCCCCTTGATGGAAAAGAGACATTTGGGTCATGGACTACTACCGGAATGATTAACAGCTATGGATCTTCCGCAACGAACCCTTTGGTCTAG